In Carcharodon carcharias isolate sCarCar2 chromosome 27 unlocalized genomic scaffold, sCarCar2.pri SUPER_27_unloc_7, whole genome shotgun sequence, a single window of DNA contains:
- the LOC121273966 gene encoding zinc finger protein 229-like isoform X2 — translation MEGKSTVHSGEKLYTCSVCGRGFSRSSDLSEHKCSYNEEKPWKCGDCGKGFNYPSDLETHWRSHTGERPFTCPECGKGFTTSSHLLTHQRVHTGERPFTCPDCGKGFIDSSNLQNHLEIHTSQRLFTCSKCGKRFTQSSHLLKHQRTHSGERPFKCPDCGKCYKSSRDLMSHQRVHTDERPFKCPDCGKSFKSSGEVMFHQRVHTDERPFRCSHCGAGFRRSSNLTVHQRVHTGERPFTCSECGKRFTQSFHLLTHQRVHTGEKPFTCSECGKGFTQSSYLLRPFTCFECGKGFTQSSYLLTHQRVHTGERPFTCSECGKGFALSSTLLRHQRIHTGERPFTCSKCGKRFTQSSHLLTHQRVHTGERPFTCSECGKRFSMSSTLLRHQRIHTGERPFTCSKCGKRFTQSSHLLTHQRVHK, via the coding sequence atggaaggaaaaagcaccgttcacagtggggagaaactgtacacgtgttctgtgtgtggcCGAGGCTTCAGCCGATCATCTGACCTGTCAGAACATAAATGCAGTTACAATgaggagaaaccatggaaatgtggagaCTGTGGAAAAGGATTCAATTACCCATCTGACCTGGAAACACATtggcgcagtcacactggggagagaccgttcacctgccctgagtgtgggaagggattcactacctcctcccacctgctgacacaccagcgagttcacactggggagaggccgttcacctgccctgactgtgggaagggattcattgatTCATCCAACCTGCAGAATCACCTGGAAATTCACACTAgccagaggctgttcacctgctccaagtgtggaaagagattcactcagtcatcccacttgCTGAAACATCAGCGAACTCACAGtggggagagaccttttaaatgtccagATTGCGGGAAGTGTTATAAAAGCTCCAGAGACCTGATGTCCCATCagcgtgttcacactgacgagagaccttttaaatgcccagactgcgGGAAGAGTTTTAAAAGTTCTGGGGAAGTGATGttccatcaacgtgttcacactgatgagagaccattcaggtgtTCTCACTGTGGGGCTGGGTTCAGGCGTTCATCTAacctcactgtacaccagcgagttcacactggggagaggccgttcacctgctctgagtgtgggaagagattcactcagtcattccatctgctgacacatcagcgagttcacacgggggagaaaccattcacctgctccgagtgtgggaagggattcactcagtcatcctacctgctgagaccattcacctgcttcgagtgtgggaagggattcactcagtcatcctacCTGCTGacgcatcagcgagttcacactggggagaggccgttcacctgctctgagtgtgggaagggattcgctttgtcatccaccctgctgaggcaccagcgaATTCATaccggggagagaccgttcacctgctccaaatgtgggaagagattcactcagtcatcccacctgctgacacaccagcgagttcacactggggagagaccgttcacctgctcagagtgtgggaagagattctctatgtcatccaccctgctgaggcaccagcgaATTCATaccggggagagaccgttcacctgctccaaatgtgggaagagattcactcagtcatcccacctgctgacacaccagcgagttcacaagtaa
- the LOC121273966 gene encoding zinc finger protein 229-like isoform X1, producing the protein MEGKSTVHSGEKLYTCSVCGRGFSRSSDLSEHKCSYNEEKPWKCGDCGKGFNYPSDLETHWRSHTGERPFTCPECGKGFTTSSHLLTHQRVHTGERPFTCPDCGKGFIDSSNLQNHLEIHTSQRLFTCSKCGKRFTQSSHLLKHQRTHSGERPFKCPDCGKCYKSSRDLMSHQRVHTDERPFKCPDCGKSFKSSGEVMFHQRVHTDERPFRCSHCGAGFRRSSNLTVHQRVHTGERPFTCSECGKRFTQSFHLLTHQRVHTGEKPFTCSECGKGFTQSSYLLRPFTCFECGKGFTQSSYLLTHQRVHTGERPFTCSECGKGFALSSTLLRHQRIHTGERPFTCSKCGKRFTQSSHLLTHQRVHTGERPFTCSECGKRFSMSSTLLRHQRIHTGERPFTCSKCGKRFTQSSHLLTHQRVHKSDEKRS; encoded by the coding sequence atggaaggaaaaagcaccgttcacagtggggagaaactgtacacgtgttctgtgtgtggcCGAGGCTTCAGCCGATCATCTGACCTGTCAGAACATAAATGCAGTTACAATgaggagaaaccatggaaatgtggagaCTGTGGAAAAGGATTCAATTACCCATCTGACCTGGAAACACATtggcgcagtcacactggggagagaccgttcacctgccctgagtgtgggaagggattcactacctcctcccacctgctgacacaccagcgagttcacactggggagaggccgttcacctgccctgactgtgggaagggattcattgatTCATCCAACCTGCAGAATCACCTGGAAATTCACACTAgccagaggctgttcacctgctccaagtgtggaaagagattcactcagtcatcccacttgCTGAAACATCAGCGAACTCACAGtggggagagaccttttaaatgtccagATTGCGGGAAGTGTTATAAAAGCTCCAGAGACCTGATGTCCCATCagcgtgttcacactgacgagagaccttttaaatgcccagactgcgGGAAGAGTTTTAAAAGTTCTGGGGAAGTGATGttccatcaacgtgttcacactgatgagagaccattcaggtgtTCTCACTGTGGGGCTGGGTTCAGGCGTTCATCTAacctcactgtacaccagcgagttcacactggggagaggccgttcacctgctctgagtgtgggaagagattcactcagtcattccatctgctgacacatcagcgagttcacacgggggagaaaccattcacctgctccgagtgtgggaagggattcactcagtcatcctacctgctgagaccattcacctgcttcgagtgtgggaagggattcactcagtcatcctacCTGCTGacgcatcagcgagttcacactggggagaggccgttcacctgctctgagtgtgggaagggattcgctttgtcatccaccctgctgaggcaccagcgaATTCATaccggggagagaccgttcacctgctccaaatgtgggaagagattcactcagtcatcccacctgctgacacaccagcgagttcacactggggagagaccgttcacctgctcagagtgtgggaagagattctctatgtcatccaccctgctgaggcaccagcgaATTCATaccggggagagaccgttcacctgctccaaatgtgggaagagattcactcagtcatcccacctgctgacacaccagcgagttcacaa